A window of Candidatus Vicinibacter proximus contains these coding sequences:
- a CDS encoding DUF2238 domain-containing protein, giving the protein MKFTVDTSKERIPFSSNKWLWLFIIVFALVWINTYLGTTDLNNWFLENTLTILSLIFLMSTFKKYQFSDLTYLFICIYLCMHVYGSKYTYAENPLGFYLQDLLHTSRNQYDRIVHFSFGFLLAYPIRELFIQWLKYPKSASWITPIEISLSIGGIYELIEWAVADIFFTEQGAAYLGTQGDVWDAQKDVFYAFTGAILASSLISLIHRFKTTQQSKQILTS; this is encoded by the coding sequence ATGAAATTCACTGTTGATACCTCAAAGGAAAGAATACCATTTTCATCCAACAAGTGGTTGTGGTTGTTCATCATTGTTTTTGCTCTTGTTTGGATCAACACCTATCTAGGTACGACTGACCTAAACAATTGGTTTTTGGAAAACACCTTAACAATTTTGTCGCTCATCTTTTTAATGAGCACTTTTAAAAAATATCAATTCAGTGACTTGACATATCTCTTCATTTGCATTTATCTCTGTATGCATGTATATGGTTCAAAATACACTTATGCTGAAAATCCTCTTGGGTTTTATCTTCAAGATTTATTGCACACTTCCAGAAATCAATATGATCGGATTGTGCATTTTAGTTTTGGTTTTTTGTTGGCCTACCCTATTCGAGAATTATTCATACAATGGCTGAAATATCCCAAATCAGCCTCCTGGATCACGCCGATTGAAATTTCACTTTCCATCGGAGGTATTTATGAACTTATAGAATGGGCTGTTGCAGACATATTCTTTACTGAACAAGGGGCTGCCTATCTTGGGACTCAGGGTGATGTCTGGGATGCACAGAAAGATGTCTTTTATGCCTTTACAGGTGCGATACTCGCTTCAAGCCTGATCTCTTTGATTCACCGTTTTAAAACTACCCA
- a CDS encoding dihydrofolate reductase: MEQNNSGRNVIVYIAMSLDGFIAKENGDIEFLSMVEKEGEDYGYHEFIKTVDTVIVGRKTYDKIISLVHNFPHQDKESYIITRTKRPDQGNIIFYNEDLQSLIEKLKSKEGKNIYCDGGAEIIHELLQINQVDEFYISIIPVLLGSGKRLFKDSGTGLKLKLNKSITFESGLVQLHYTRTSI; the protein is encoded by the coding sequence ATGGAACAAAATAATTCAGGCAGAAATGTAATAGTGTACATCGCGATGAGTTTAGATGGATTTATTGCAAAAGAAAATGGTGACATCGAATTTCTATCCATGGTTGAAAAAGAAGGAGAAGATTATGGTTACCATGAATTCATCAAGACGGTAGATACTGTAATTGTCGGACGTAAAACTTATGATAAAATTATTTCCTTGGTACATAACTTTCCGCATCAGGATAAAGAATCCTATATTATTACCAGAACAAAAAGACCCGATCAAGGCAACATAATATTTTACAATGAGGATTTACAATCATTGATTGAAAAATTAAAGTCGAAGGAGGGCAAAAATATCTATTGTGATGGCGGTGCCGAAATCATCCATGAATTGCTTCAAATTAATCAGGTGGATGAATTCTACATATCCATCATACCGGTACTTCTTGGAAGCGGCAAACGCTTATTTAAGGATTCCGGGACGGGACTAAAATTAAAACTTAATAAGTCCATCACTTTTGAGTCAGGATTGGTCCAACTGCATTATACCCGAACCAGTATATAA
- a CDS encoding transposase, giving the protein MSTKYKFLDPEGIYFVSFATVDWVDVFTRQEYKDIFIDSLKYCQKNKGMIIHAWCLMTNHVHLIFSSNEKGKHSDILRDLKKYTSKKLLESIISNPHESRKEWMLNILSNAGRNNSNNKKFQFWQQDNHPIEIFSPKVISQKLVYLHNNPVEAGIVSLAEQYLYSSASNYCGQSGLIEIEILDVPANLVGYVFIGR; this is encoded by the coding sequence ATGAGTACGAAGTATAAATTCTTAGACCCTGAAGGAATATATTTTGTGAGTTTCGCTACTGTTGATTGGGTCGATGTATTCACAAGACAAGAATACAAAGATATATTTATTGATAGCCTGAAATATTGCCAAAAAAATAAAGGAATGATTATTCATGCCTGGTGCCTGATGACCAACCACGTTCATCTCATTTTTTCCAGTAATGAAAAAGGAAAACATTCTGACATTCTACGCGACCTAAAAAAATATACTTCTAAGAAGTTATTGGAATCAATTATTAGCAATCCGCATGAAAGTAGAAAAGAATGGATGCTAAATATTTTATCTAATGCAGGTAGAAATAATTCTAACAATAAAAAATTTCAATTCTGGCAACAGGACAATCATCCAATTGAAATATTTAGTCCAAAAGTAATTTCTCAAAAGCTTGTCTATTTACATAACAATCCGGTTGAAGCTGGAATTGTTTCACTAGCCGAACAATATTTATACAGTAGCGCATCCAACTATTGTGGTCAAAGTGGACTCATAGAAATTGAAATTCTAGACGTTCCTGCCAATTTAGTTGGATATGTTTTTATTGGAAGATAA
- a CDS encoding nuclear transport factor 2 family protein: MCILCIGILLTSCHQKQDPFDCGRPFCKNVNLDSLNNLFLAGWNAKDSAAIAHTIASHAIVMNDSIIHHGLDSIAQNWISGGIKVLSNIKTTSLIRETTSTIAYDGGTYTLDLTPPGGPVLKERGNYSLVWSKQPDETWKLTLVHIEDITRLPDIK; this comes from the coding sequence GTGTGTATCCTTTGTATTGGTATACTTTTGACCAGCTGCCATCAAAAGCAAGATCCCTTCGACTGCGGACGACCTTTTTGTAAAAATGTCAACCTGGATTCATTAAACAATCTTTTCCTTGCGGGATGGAATGCGAAGGATTCTGCAGCCATTGCCCATACAATCGCTTCCCACGCCATCGTAATGAATGACTCTATTATCCACCATGGCCTTGACTCAATCGCTCAAAATTGGATCAGCGGAGGAATAAAAGTCTTAAGTAACATCAAAACCACTTCTCTCATTCGAGAGACCACTTCCACCATCGCCTACGATGGGGGAACCTATACACTTGACCTTACACCCCCCGGAGGACCAGTCCTTAAAGAAAGGGGCAATTACAGTCTGGTTTGGAGTAAACAGCCAGATGAAACCTGGAAATTAACCCTTGTGCACATAGAAGATATTACCAGACTTCCGGATATTAAATAA
- a CDS encoding T9SS type A sorting domain-containing protein, with translation MKLKCRFLIIVLLWLTWGSVFTQSAPFNIILEPVNIAELGGLQSFAFGQHEGKWLIVGGRLDGLHRRQPFAAFDLAGHNTQLIVVDPVNLQTWTSSISSLPSAIQEQLKSTNMEFYQEGNTLYVVGGYGFSDMEGDHTTFGTLTAIDVPATINAIIKHSEFKQFVRQISNPLFQVTGGHLEKIYDNYYLVGGQKFIGRYNPMGPTHGPGFTQDYTNQIRKFKLDDDGTNLVVQALASFTDAANLHRRDYNVTAQILPNGEEGLTAFSGVFQTGFDLPYLNCVNIDSQGYQVNNDFSQYYNHYHCAHVPIYSKLKNEMHTLFFGGIAQYYDSAGILVQDNNVPFVKTIARVTRDSRGVMAEYKLPTEMPALLGAGSEFILNEKIAVYDNGVIKLDEIINDTIDLGYLYGGISSSAANIFWVNDGVESTASSQIFKVKLIRNSSTRIHEINEQSYGSLKLMAYPNPNDGNFILKYHLKKSADVKISIYSIQGRIIETKIFPNMPPGDHSYERRMDAQVKEGGCLLVVETDYEKATQKIIIEP, from the coding sequence ATGAAATTAAAATGCCGATTTTTAATTATTGTTTTATTGTGGCTGACTTGGGGGAGTGTATTTACACAAAGCGCTCCGTTCAACATAATTTTAGAACCAGTGAACATTGCAGAGCTAGGAGGACTTCAGTCCTTTGCTTTTGGCCAACATGAAGGAAAATGGTTGATTGTAGGGGGACGATTGGATGGTCTTCACCGTCGTCAACCATTTGCTGCATTTGATCTTGCAGGACACAATACACAGTTGATCGTGGTTGACCCAGTCAATCTTCAGACCTGGACATCTTCAATAAGTTCTTTACCATCCGCAATTCAGGAACAACTTAAGTCCACCAACATGGAATTTTATCAGGAGGGGAATACTCTCTATGTCGTGGGAGGTTATGGCTTCAGCGATATGGAAGGTGATCACACCACCTTTGGCACCCTAACAGCGATTGATGTTCCAGCAACGATCAATGCAATCATTAAACATTCTGAGTTTAAGCAATTTGTTCGTCAAATTTCTAATCCATTGTTTCAAGTTACGGGAGGGCATTTGGAAAAAATATACGACAACTATTATCTGGTAGGAGGTCAAAAATTTATTGGCAGATACAATCCTATGGGACCTACACATGGCCCGGGATTTACACAGGATTACACCAATCAAATCAGGAAGTTTAAATTGGATGATGACGGAACCAATCTAGTTGTCCAGGCTCTGGCTTCTTTCACTGATGCTGCAAATCTTCACCGAAGAGATTACAACGTCACTGCACAAATACTGCCCAATGGAGAAGAGGGTCTCACCGCTTTTTCAGGAGTTTTTCAAACCGGATTCGATCTTCCCTATTTAAATTGCGTCAACATTGACAGTCAAGGTTATCAAGTGAACAATGATTTTTCACAATATTACAATCATTACCATTGTGCCCATGTTCCTATTTATTCTAAATTGAAAAATGAGATGCACACTCTTTTTTTTGGAGGTATTGCACAGTATTATGACAGTGCAGGGATTTTAGTTCAGGACAATAATGTGCCTTTTGTAAAAACAATTGCGAGGGTAACAAGAGATTCCAGGGGTGTTATGGCAGAATACAAACTACCCACTGAAATGCCAGCTCTATTGGGCGCAGGTTCGGAATTCATCCTTAATGAAAAAATAGCCGTGTACGATAATGGGGTCATAAAATTAGATGAAATCATCAACGACACAATTGATTTAGGCTACCTCTATGGAGGAATCAGCAGCTCTGCTGCAAATATTTTCTGGGTGAATGACGGAGTGGAAAGCACAGCCAGCAGCCAGATATTCAAAGTGAAATTAATCAGAAATTCAAGTACAAGGATACATGAAATCAATGAGCAAAGCTATGGGAGTTTAAAACTCATGGCGTATCCTAATCCCAACGATGGAAATTTTATACTAAAATATCATTTGAAAAAATCCGCCGATGTGAAAATTTCAATTTACTCCATTCAAGGTAGAATCATAGAGACCAAAATATTTCCAAATATGCCTCCTGGTGACCATAGTTATGAGAGAAGAATGGATGCCCAAGTTAAGGAAGGTGGCTGCCTCCTTGTAGTGGAAACAGACTATGAAAAAGCTACGCAAAAAATTATAATCGAACCTTAA